A genomic window from Nocardioides sp. BP30 includes:
- a CDS encoding SpoIIE family protein phosphatase, producing the protein MRVAALPGATGDSWWNVTESAAVPAVRRAAAALASDLGLDPERVAEVGIVVTELATNLVKHAGGGELVLRVLGEGDRAAVRVLAIDAGPGSRNIDALISDGASTRGTLGIGLGACQRLASAFDVYSVPALGTIAQAIMGPDPAGTRDHLEQGGGADVAALTRPLSGEGPCGDTAAHRTTDEIQLVMVADGLGHGPLAAAASQRAADVLMSLDSVSPAAVLERIHASLGGTRGAAVTVVSYDPATRRLVHAGIGNVAARLVGPGGTRTLPAQPGIAGHRAPRLRETTYPVEPASLVVMHTDGLSQRWSPADMPDVLTHAPGVVCAALVRAAASRRDDAGVLVLRTAA; encoded by the coding sequence ATGAGGGTGGCCGCGCTGCCCGGCGCCACCGGTGACAGCTGGTGGAACGTGACCGAGAGCGCGGCAGTCCCCGCCGTACGACGGGCGGCGGCCGCCCTGGCCTCCGACCTGGGTCTCGACCCGGAGCGGGTGGCCGAGGTCGGCATCGTGGTGACCGAGCTCGCCACCAACCTGGTGAAGCACGCCGGCGGGGGCGAGCTCGTGCTGCGCGTGCTCGGCGAGGGCGACCGGGCGGCCGTCCGGGTGCTGGCGATCGACGCGGGTCCGGGCAGCCGCAACATCGACGCGCTGATCTCCGACGGCGCCTCCACCCGCGGAACGCTCGGGATCGGGCTGGGCGCCTGCCAGCGGCTCGCCTCGGCGTTCGACGTCTACTCCGTCCCGGCGCTGGGGACGATCGCGCAGGCGATCATGGGCCCCGACCCGGCGGGGACGCGGGATCACCTCGAGCAGGGCGGCGGCGCTGACGTGGCAGCGCTCACCCGGCCGCTGTCCGGCGAGGGCCCGTGCGGTGACACCGCTGCCCACCGCACGACCGACGAAATCCAGCTGGTGATGGTCGCCGACGGCCTCGGGCACGGGCCTCTGGCCGCCGCGGCGTCGCAGCGCGCGGCCGACGTGCTGATGTCCCTCGACAGCGTCTCGCCCGCCGCCGTCCTGGAGCGGATCCACGCCTCGCTCGGCGGCACGCGCGGTGCGGCGGTCACGGTGGTCAGCTACGACCCGGCGACGCGGCGGCTGGTGCACGCCGGCATCGGGAACGTCGCCGCCCGGCTGGTCGGCCCCGGTGGCACCCGCACCCTCCCCGCCCAGCCCGGCATCGCGGGCCACCGCGCTCCGCGGCTGCGGGAGACGACCTACCCCGTGGAACCGGCGAGCCTGGTGGTGATGCACACCGACGGCCTGTCCCAGCGCTGGTCGCCGGCCGACATGCCCGACGTCCTGACGCACGCCCCGGGCGTGGTCTGCGCTGCGCTGGTCCGAGCCGCCGCGAGCCGCCGCGACGATGCCGGCGTCCTGGTGCTGCGGACGGCTGCATGA
- a CDS encoding anti-sigma regulatory factor, giving the protein MTTSPSETGTVIEVHADSDVVRVRQSVRDVAMAAKLSLVDQTKLVTAASELARNTLVYGGGGDATVRLLERAGLIGVQVVFSDEGPGIADVDLALTDGWTSGSGLGLGLSGTRRLVDEFDLDTAAGRGTRVTVVKWRR; this is encoded by the coding sequence ATGACGACCTCGCCGAGTGAGACCGGCACCGTCATCGAGGTGCACGCCGACTCCGACGTCGTACGGGTGCGCCAGTCGGTGCGCGACGTCGCCATGGCGGCGAAGCTCTCCCTGGTCGACCAGACGAAGCTGGTGACGGCGGCCAGCGAGCTGGCCCGCAACACCCTCGTGTACGGCGGCGGTGGCGACGCGACCGTCCGCCTCCTGGAGCGCGCCGGCCTGATCGGCGTGCAGGTGGTCTTCAGCGACGAAGGACCGGGCATCGCCGACGTCGACCTGGCGCTCACCGACGGCTGGACGAGTGGCAGTGGTCTGGGCCTGGGTCTGTCGGGTACCCGCCGGCTCGTCGACGAGTTCGACCTCGACACCGCCGCGGGCCGCGGCACGCGCGTCACGGTCGTCAAGTGGAGACGATGA
- a CDS encoding STAS domain-containing protein, producing MERIPILRIGDMLLVSIQVDLQDHTALMLQDDLSNRIVETGAKGVLIDISALEIVDSFIGRMISTTAAVSRVLDAETVVVGMQPAVAITLVELGLTLSGVRTALDVDRGIRMLSRSISAPARGGDVTRDDDLAE from the coding sequence ATGGAGCGGATCCCGATCCTGCGGATCGGCGACATGCTGCTGGTCTCCATCCAGGTGGACCTGCAGGACCACACCGCCCTGATGCTCCAGGACGACCTCAGCAACCGGATCGTCGAGACGGGCGCCAAGGGTGTGCTGATCGACATCTCGGCGCTGGAGATCGTGGACAGCTTCATCGGCCGGATGATCTCGACCACGGCAGCCGTCTCGCGAGTGCTCGACGCCGAGACGGTCGTCGTCGGCATGCAGCCGGCCGTGGCGATCACGCTGGTCGAGCTGGGATTGACCCTGTCGGGAGTCCGCACAGCACTCGACGTGGACCGCGGCATCCGGATGCTGAGCCGCAGCATCAGCGCGCCCGCCCGCGGAGGGGACGTGACCCGCGATGACGACCTCGCCGAGTGA
- a CDS encoding STAS domain-containing protein: protein MSSQPEHDWIDLLRQNRDELIPAWTEIVETSLAGRMTASELTNDIREIFDGLTSADGRESDIRSTTYDGLRALLADLGRTRARQGFSPTEAAVSVFALKTATLTLLEQRGDLAAYQAFASLSRVVDDLGLYMLETYASARETVIAQQAETLLELSTPVVKLWDGIVALPLVGTLDSARTQVVMEALLQALVDTGSEHAIIDITGVAAVDTQVAQHLLKTVQAARLLGAECIVSGIRPQIAQTVVALGIEFGDIHTKASLSDAMLLAMRRSGLDVVSRA from the coding sequence GTGTCGTCACAACCCGAGCACGACTGGATCGACCTGCTCCGCCAGAACCGGGACGAGCTCATCCCCGCCTGGACCGAGATCGTCGAGACCTCGCTCGCCGGCCGCATGACCGCGAGCGAGCTGACCAACGACATCCGTGAGATCTTCGACGGCCTCACCTCCGCCGACGGCCGCGAGAGCGACATCCGCAGCACGACCTACGACGGGTTGCGTGCGCTGCTCGCCGACCTCGGCCGCACCCGCGCCCGCCAGGGCTTCTCACCCACCGAGGCGGCGGTGAGCGTCTTCGCACTCAAGACGGCGACCCTCACCCTGCTCGAGCAGCGCGGGGACCTCGCCGCCTACCAGGCGTTCGCCAGCCTCTCGCGCGTCGTCGACGATCTCGGGCTCTACATGCTGGAGACCTACGCCAGTGCCCGCGAGACGGTGATCGCCCAGCAGGCCGAGACCCTCCTCGAGCTCTCCACGCCTGTCGTCAAGCTGTGGGACGGCATCGTGGCGCTGCCGCTGGTCGGCACCCTCGACTCCGCCCGCACCCAGGTGGTGATGGAGGCGCTGCTGCAGGCCCTGGTGGACACCGGCTCCGAGCACGCGATCATCGACATCACCGGCGTCGCCGCCGTCGACACCCAGGTCGCCCAGCACCTGCTCAAGACGGTCCAGGCCGCGCGCCTGCTCGGCGCCGAGTGCATCGTCTCCGGGATCCGGCCCCAGATCGCCCAGACGGTCGTGGCGCTCGGGATCGAGTTCGGCGACATCCACACCAAGGCGAGCCTGTCGGACGCGATGCTCCTGGCGATGCGTCGGTCGGGCCTCGACGTGGTCAGCAGGGCATGA
- a CDS encoding ATP-binding protein, producing MIERRESLELPAVADSIGTARTAVARFAADLPQSLRDDAALLVSELMSNAVRHGAGIAVLTLSLSEEMLTVAVHDDGAELPMMGAGISDPAAASGRGLGIVERLAAQWGVDVDRGAPGKTVWFRLAVAKATWGQADREGEKV from the coding sequence GTGATCGAACGTCGGGAGTCTCTCGAGCTGCCTGCCGTCGCCGATTCGATCGGCACGGCACGGACAGCCGTCGCCAGGTTCGCTGCGGACCTGCCGCAGTCGCTGCGCGACGATGCGGCACTGCTGGTCTCGGAGTTGATGAGCAACGCCGTGCGGCACGGTGCCGGCATCGCCGTGCTGACCCTCTCGCTCTCCGAGGAGATGCTGACGGTCGCGGTGCACGACGACGGCGCCGAGCTGCCGATGATGGGTGCCGGCATCAGCGATCCGGCGGCCGCCTCGGGCCGTGGGCTCGGCATCGTCGAGCGGCTGGCGGCGCAGTGGGGCGTGGACGTCGATCGAGGCGCCCCGGGCAAGACGGTGTGGTTCCGGCTCGCGGTCGCGAAGGCGACCTGGGGTCAAGCGGATAGGGAAGGCGAGAAGGTATGA
- a CDS encoding STAS domain-containing protein — protein MKLTITRRDSEGASTLALEGSVDLVTRQALVEAGRDVLAEGKALTLDMAAVDFIDSTGLGSLVELSREAAARDAVMVVAPRSPRVERVFELTGLDRVWAAAPSLVSASTVDR, from the coding sequence ATGAAGCTCACGATCACGCGGCGGGACTCGGAGGGCGCCAGCACCCTGGCTCTCGAGGGATCCGTCGACCTGGTCACCCGCCAGGCGTTGGTCGAGGCCGGACGGGACGTCCTGGCCGAGGGCAAGGCGCTGACCCTGGACATGGCAGCGGTGGACTTCATCGACTCGACGGGGCTGGGTTCGCTGGTCGAGCTCTCCCGCGAGGCCGCCGCCCGCGACGCCGTCATGGTCGTCGCGCCGCGCTCGCCCCGGGTCGAGCGTGTCTTCGAGCTCACCGGCCTGGATCGGGTGTGGGCCGCTGCGCCGTCGCTGGTCAGTGCCAGCACGGTGGATCGTTAG
- a CDS encoding STAS domain-containing protein, whose protein sequence is MPLFAATREIDATGQDVLVVTGDVDLATAHEFVAAADAWTAGGGSGPVRLDLSGVTFLDSTGISALLEIRRAAAGVGTDVVVVGQSAAVDRVLAVAGITDLFAARQGDA, encoded by the coding sequence GTGCCCCTCTTCGCAGCCACGCGCGAGATCGACGCGACCGGCCAGGACGTCCTGGTGGTGACCGGTGACGTCGATCTGGCGACCGCCCACGAGTTCGTCGCCGCCGCCGACGCCTGGACGGCGGGCGGCGGGAGCGGTCCGGTGCGGCTGGACCTGAGCGGGGTGACCTTCCTGGACTCGACCGGGATCAGTGCGCTGCTCGAGATCCGCCGCGCCGCCGCTGGCGTCGGGACCGATGTGGTGGTGGTCGGGCAGTCGGCCGCGGTCGACCGGGTCCTCGCCGTCGCAGGCATCACCGACCTGTTCGCAGCTCGACAGGGCGACGCGTGA
- a CDS encoding sigma-70 family RNA polymerase sigma factor: MTQNQSRWSSKKAEEVGRLFDRLSAPGIGVEEYRAVREEIIEANLPLVGYLAQRLAGRKGSLEDLVQVGSVGLIKAVDRFEPQRGYEFVAYAAPMILGEIKRYLRDSGSLVRAPRRAQELQGAVIEARERLSQELGRAPTISELAQRIGASPEDVVETIEVGRSREGHPLEPLMDPAGGSLQQLIAAEERGYVNVEARVDLSDAIAELSESERQVVTLRFTDGKTQAEIARVLGVSQMQVSRLLRRSLTKMRLLLDE, from the coding sequence GTGACGCAGAACCAGTCCCGCTGGTCCTCCAAGAAGGCTGAGGAGGTCGGGCGGCTCTTCGATCGATTGTCGGCGCCCGGGATCGGGGTCGAGGAGTATCGCGCGGTCCGCGAGGAGATCATCGAGGCGAACCTCCCGCTCGTGGGCTACCTGGCCCAGCGCCTGGCAGGCCGCAAGGGTTCGCTCGAGGACCTCGTCCAGGTCGGATCGGTGGGCCTGATCAAGGCCGTCGACCGGTTCGAGCCGCAGCGCGGCTACGAGTTCGTCGCCTATGCCGCACCGATGATCCTGGGCGAGATCAAGCGCTACCTGCGCGACTCCGGCTCGCTGGTCCGGGCACCTCGGCGTGCCCAGGAGCTGCAGGGCGCGGTCATCGAGGCGCGGGAGCGGCTGAGCCAGGAGCTGGGCCGCGCGCCGACGATCTCCGAGCTCGCCCAGCGCATCGGCGCCAGCCCCGAGGACGTGGTGGAGACGATCGAGGTCGGCCGCAGCCGCGAGGGCCATCCGCTCGAGCCGCTGATGGATCCCGCGGGCGGCTCGCTGCAGCAGCTCATCGCCGCCGAGGAGCGCGGATACGTCAACGTGGAGGCCCGGGTCGACCTCAGCGACGCGATCGCCGAGCTGAGCGAGTCCGAGCGTCAGGTGGTCACGTTGCGCTTCACCGACGGCAAGACCCAGGCCGAGATCGCGCGCGTCCTCGGCGTCTCGCAGATGCAGGTCTCGCGGCTGTTGCGACGCAGCCTGACGAAGATGCGACTCCTGCTCGACGAGTGA
- a CDS encoding AraC family transcriptional regulator, which produces MDAEEAAAGATSGGARRSLEIIRTNDPAEASARAAGHFYPNRIEAPTADGFGMEMRVVDLGVIAAALVRFDTETSYSILEREDAYHVTVGLSGAVDVWIQRRHLVADPSVGVVAGPSTPARVSGWRSGRDWLLGVKVGRPALECQLRALIGRDVEEEIRFDVEMRLDRGIGPQWLRLAQGLLDDAADRTGESDAIGWHPLLAARTSDAVMTGLLLACDNQFSDFLWRAGRQAGPASVQRAIEIIEERPNEPLTISGIAAEVGISVRALQSGFRQTLGVTPGSYLTQVRLERAHRTLREAPRGSLSATSVALMWGFGNYGRFSAKYRERYGETPAATLRSGRG; this is translated from the coding sequence ATGGACGCAGAGGAAGCAGCTGCGGGAGCGACGTCCGGTGGCGCCCGCAGGTCGCTGGAGATCATCCGCACCAACGATCCGGCGGAGGCCTCGGCCAGGGCCGCCGGCCACTTCTACCCGAACCGGATCGAGGCGCCCACGGCCGACGGCTTCGGGATGGAGATGCGCGTCGTCGACCTGGGCGTGATCGCCGCGGCGCTGGTGCGCTTCGACACCGAGACCTCTTACAGCATCCTGGAGAGGGAGGACGCCTACCACGTCACCGTGGGGCTCAGCGGAGCCGTCGACGTCTGGATCCAGCGCCGCCACCTCGTCGCCGATCCGTCGGTGGGTGTCGTCGCCGGGCCCTCCACTCCGGCCCGGGTGAGCGGCTGGCGATCCGGCCGGGACTGGCTCCTGGGCGTCAAGGTCGGCAGGCCGGCTCTCGAGTGCCAGCTGCGGGCACTGATCGGCCGCGACGTGGAGGAGGAGATCCGCTTCGACGTCGAGATGCGGCTCGACCGCGGCATCGGTCCGCAGTGGTTGCGGCTGGCTCAGGGCCTCCTGGACGACGCCGCCGACCGCACCGGCGAATCGGACGCCATCGGCTGGCACCCGCTCCTGGCCGCGCGGACCTCGGATGCGGTCATGACCGGGCTGCTGCTCGCCTGCGACAACCAGTTCAGCGACTTCCTGTGGCGTGCGGGGCGTCAGGCCGGTCCCGCGTCGGTCCAGCGCGCGATCGAGATCATCGAGGAGCGCCCGAACGAGCCGCTGACCATCTCGGGCATCGCCGCCGAGGTCGGGATCAGCGTTCGCGCGCTGCAGAGCGGCTTCCGGCAGACCCTGGGCGTCACCCCGGGCTCCTACCTCACCCAGGTCCGACTCGAGCGGGCCCACCGGACGCTGCGCGAGGCGCCGCGCGGCAGCCTGTCGGCGACCTCGGTGGCCCTGATGTGGGGATTCGGCAACTACGGCCGCTTCTCGGCGAAGTACCGGGAGCGGTACGGCGAGACGCCTGCCGCGACCTTGCGATCGGGCCGCGGCTGA